Proteins co-encoded in one Gammaproteobacteria bacterium genomic window:
- the tuf gene encoding elongation factor Tu (EF-Tu; promotes GTP-dependent binding of aminoacyl-tRNA to the A-site of ribosomes during protein biosynthesis; when the tRNA anticodon matches the mRNA codon, GTP hydrolysis results; the inactive EF-Tu-GDP leaves the ribosome and release of GDP is promoted by elongation factor Ts; many prokaryotes have two copies of the gene encoding EF-Tu) — protein sequence MSKKKFERTKPHVNVGTIGHVDHGKTTLTAALTKVMAEQRGGEFKAY from the coding sequence GTGTCCAAAAAGAAATTTGAGCGTACGAAGCCACATGTGAATGTTGGGACGATTGGTCACGTGGACCATGGTAAGACGACGTTGACGGCGGCGCTGACGAAGGTGATGGCGGAGCAGCGCGGCGGGGAATTCAAGGCGTACG